GCAATACATGCAACAACTGGATTTAATGTAGCTAAAGCTGCCTAAGTGCCGCTACCTAATATATGCTTAGTGAATGAACTATTTAGCTCACTTTCAGATTGCACAGCATACTAACACGTCTATTGTGGGCGCTTTTCTGGGCGACTTTGTAAAAGGACAAAACTGGCAGAGTTACCACAGCGAGGTACAACTCGGTATCAAGCTCCACCGTAAAATAGATAGCTTTACCGATCAGCAAGTCAATCATCTGGGTTTAGCTCACTGTTTTCAAGCCAGTTTAAGGCGCTACTCTGGTATAGCTCTAGACGTGTATTTCGACTACTTGCTGAGTTTGCACTGGCAACGTTTTTCTACCAACTCGCGTTCTGAGTTTATAAGCCAGTGTTATGAAGAACTCCAGCACTTTCCATTAACAGGCAAAGCCAAACATACCGCCAGCCATATGCGTGAATATAATTGGTTAGAACAATACCAGCATCAAGACAGTGTTGCCGGCACCTTACGCGCTATAAGCCGGCGCCTGCGCCGCCCAGTGAAGCTAGAGCTACTCTACGAGGGTATACTTTGCCACTCTGCAGAACTTGAGGCAGCATTTTTAGCGCTATACCCCAAGGTGCTTCTGCACGCTCAAAAATTTGTGAGCAACTATCAGCCGAAATAAGTAACCTGAGCTCGGGATAATAAACTGGTATCTAGCGGCTATTTTTACTTATTTCGGTGTTGAAGCTACTTGCAATAGACCAGCTATTGGCGCGCAGCTTCGTCTTGAACTAAGTAAAACTATCTCGCCAGAAACATGAAACTAGATTAAGTACTGGCTAGTAGAGTTATCGTCACTTCCTTATCCCGAGTTCAGGTTAAGTAGAAAAAGAGCAGCCCTTAGGCTGCTCAAATAGGTATTACATAGCGTTTTTATTATTAGTGTCTAAGTATTAAACCTTAACTAAATTGCTCTTCTT
The Agarivorans aestuarii DNA segment above includes these coding regions:
- a CDS encoding ACP phosphodiesterase, encoding MNYLAHFQIAQHTNTSIVGAFLGDFVKGQNWQSYHSEVQLGIKLHRKIDSFTDQQVNHLGLAHCFQASLRRYSGIALDVYFDYLLSLHWQRFSTNSRSEFISQCYEELQHFPLTGKAKHTASHMREYNWLEQYQHQDSVAGTLRAISRRLRRPVKLELLYEGILCHSAELEAAFLALYPKVLLHAQKFVSNYQPK